The DNA region TTTTGTTTTGAAGTAGCAGATTCTACCTAACACATTTAATAAAGGAAATTTTAGCCCTGCTCCTACAAAGCACTCTTATCACTACAGTTATAAGCCTATTTAAATAGGTTCAGGGCCCTAGTTCTCAAAATATTGACTTTTGCCCATAGTAAAACAGTATCAGGCACATTAAAATTGCTGCACCTTGCCACCTACTGTTGTCTCTCTCTGCACTTCACCCCCACCTAAATTGTCATGTTCCATACAGCGTATATAGTTTAGCTTTCCCTTCACCAAAAGGCTCTGAAGCACATTATTACAGTAGTTTAGTTCAGATTTATAAATATTAAACTACAACACTTTTCCAGACTCTGTACTGTTAGCCAAACCCCTGAATGGCTAGTTTTTGTCCTCCCTTTAGCTGATGAATTTATCATACTCCCTATTTAAAATGTGCAAAAACAGCTAACAAACTATTTCGGATTCATTGCACTTACCCCAAGATTTGTTCACAAACTGAACTGCAGCTTTTTTAACTGGACTCTTCTTGTTTGCAAAAGAAAAGAACTGGTTTGCTGAAATAAATGAAAGGAGAAGTTGGTCATAGGGGCAGTGATCAAAGAGATACAAAATGACACCTAGAAGAGTTATTTACCAGTTGTTCGGTTGGTGCCTGGTCCATATAGATGACTCTGTATAAAGTCTTTGGCCACTTTTTGGTGCTGGCTGGTTAGATCTTGGTCTTTTAAGCGTACAGCCATATAGCGTCCTTTCAATCTAGTTAagtaaaagttaaaaaataaagtcaCTTGTTTAAAACCCCCAAACAATATATGTACTGGCCAACATCTTGATACAAGAGCTGCTTTTACTGGCTTCTAATTCCTAAAACATGTTCCAATCatgtaatattttttatattCATTAGAAAACCTTTCAGCAAAATTCAACACTATTTTTATATTatcccagcatggagagctcataTCAGTAAGTCTCATATACACATCTTTTCACTGAGTTCAACAGCACCAAAAATGATGTCTCTGCCTTTAAAGTTGCGGAAGCTTAAAAATATTCCTGACAAAAGCCAGTACCAACTACTCTCTAGACTCATATCACCAGCTGGATGCTTAGACCATGTCTGAATAATTTTGGTATTTTTTCTGTGGGATCCTTCTCTTCCATTATCCCACTGCTTCCAGCAAGGGGACTTGACTGTGCATGAGGCATCATTTTAATCCCTCACTACTGTTGTACGGCATGATAGCCAGGTCATATGCATAGTGCAGGAATCTTAACCCTTCTTTTCTATATTTGCAGATGAAATCTGAGATCTCACTGCAGCACTCAGAGTGACTAGGGGAATCCATGCACACAGGCAGGCTTTCCAGGCATAGTTTTCACTGTAGACTGAAGAGGAATTATCTGTGTCATGAAGCTCCTGACAAAAGGGAGAAGGAAACTTACAGGATTGTTAAGACAAACAGTCGGCAAAGATAAGCTTGCTAAAAACTGCTATTACCAAAAGGCACACATTTCCCTCCACAGCATGTCAATGACATGTACAGTTATCAGCCACAGGGCCTCTCTCAATATTCCATCTCTCTGCTGCTCCAGATTAAGCCTGCTGTCTCTATATACAGACCAACTGCAGCACATTCACATTTCAAACAATGCATGGTGTAGTTTCATTGTAATACCTACTCACAGCCACATATTGCTTCAAAAATAGCACAGGTGTGGGAGGTGCTAAAATGAATTGTTCTCAGGAGACCACTTCTGACTTACATCAAAAGGTTGTTAGAGGGGTTCTGCCCAGAGGTTTTTTGTCAGAGGGAGGAATGATACGGGGTGCATGGAAGTGTGGGGATTCCATAATAACCCAGGGGATGCCAATACCCCAATATTAATAAGACAAAGAAAGTGTTCCTTTCATTATCAATGAAAAAGCATTCTACTGCAGGAAAGAGAGGTCACTCACTTGAGATGGCCTGTGTCAAAGTGACATGACTGAGGGGTAGAAGTATGATTTCAAAGTAGAGTTCAAGCCCTTCAAGATTTTGACCACAGTAACGCTTTAGCTGAACTGGAGCTACTTAACATACCTAACAACCCgtttttttcctttattgttCCGTCTCCTGTTACGTACTTCATTCTTCTTTCGATTTTTACCTAAAACAGATGCAATACAGTCAAACTATTTCCACACACTGTCAATCCACAGACAGTAAGTTAAACTGATCATAGATAAGCCCTTGAGAAAAACAATGCATAGGTCTTTGATTGAACCAAACAgttccagaagcagcagctcaTAACAGTAagaggtgctgccttcagaacaaGGCCATTCAGGCAGAGTAGAGGACAATACAGGCTTTGGAGGGCACACCTGTAAATGTGGTATCAGAGCTTAATGATCACCTTCCTGAACAATAAGCGGGGGCAAGGGGGAATCATTGGTACGGCCTGGTCACAGGAAAGGATGAGAGGCAAGAATCAGTGCAACTTAGCAAGAGACAAAACATGGCTGGATCAATATTTAGCACTTCAAGTTTTGCTATAGTGAGCAACAAAGCTGTAGAATAGAGACATCCTGTAATATTGCACAATGGCTGCGCATAGCCCAGGGAGTCTTCAAATACAGTCCACAGTTGGCTTCATTCCTTGTATCTTAAGAGAATTAAGCACCACCCATGAAGACTGATTTATCAAGAAACCTAGAGTTCAACTCCATTATTGTTTCTAAAGCATTATGGAGATATAAAATTGGGGGTAATGTTTACATAGCTTacaaattatatttttcaaacactttgagatctgcagatgaaagGGGCTACAGTGTCTTTGTGAGTGCCCTGGATTTTGGTTTTGATGAGGTGAAAAGTTTCTCCTCTGTTTCTACAGGGCCATGAGAATATGGAACATACATGGCCCTGCTCCAAGAATCAAGGAAGATAACACATGTATTAGTATAGGCTATTTTATGGTTGTGGTCATTTCTGAGAATTACAAAGATGCAAATACAAAGGAATGCCTCCCATTGTTGGGTCACCCAGAAAAACCTGGTTGTCTTCTACTGATCCCTCTTCTCTACTTAGGCTGTCCAGCTCTCCGAGCTGCTCTATTCTGAACATTTCTTCAGACAACACCAAGTATTTTAAATCAAGCACTTGCACAGCAGGCCTCTCAAAGCAAGAGGACATGAAACTAGGGCCAACACTGATAACTCCAGAAGAACGGAGGGTTAGAGAGGAAATTGGAATTGTTAGGCTGAAGCAACCAGCAATTGTTAAATTCAGGTTTCACTATCACGAGGGATTGCAGCGTCACAGAACAATCTTACTGCAGCTAGTTCTAATACAAAATGGACATGACGTCTGGAACATCATAAAAAGAAATTAATATAAAAAGTTTGTATCTTACCTTGTTTGGTTGTGGCAGACAGGTTATTGTTGCTTAGGAGGGAATGAGAGAGGGTTTTTTTAGAAACGTTATTCTTCACATTTAGGAAAGAGCCTATCAGTCTGTGGTTATGTACAGTTATGTACTTTAAATGTCTGTAACTCCTTACAATATTTACAGGGTCCTAAATAGAATACAtacttttaaataattatttctgtATATGATCTTGAGGCTTAAAGATTAGATGGGGATTGGAACAACCTAGGTAACCCTACTAGAACTTTGTCTTTTAGTGCCAGTATGCTGTTGAATGTTCAGAAATACCTTAAATAGTAAGCTACAAAAACACATGCAAAATCCTGTTAATGCCATAAACCATACTCTTACAACAACACAGTTCATCATTAATGACATATACAGGACGAAACAATCTAAGCAACATGACATTTGGATGTAGTTAATTTGATTGTAACCATATCTAGAAAGATACTCTGAGAATATAATTAGAAAACTGATTATGAGGAAACCTCTTACTCTTAGACCTGCAGAGACAATACAGTTATAGGGGAGAAATGCATTTTGTTCTTGCCCACCCATCATCAAAGTTCCAGCCACAGATCCTTTATTACTGCtgatgggttttttgttttttttttttgcaagccaGAAAATACAGCTCAGTCCTAATAAAGTTAGGGCATTGTTTTGTGTATTAGGGCACTACTTATACTTACTTAATCCGTGGTCTTGAAGTTAACTCCTTTAGAACATTTTCAggaagtaattttcttttctaaagaaaATTAAGAAAATGCTTTAATAGCTACAACTTTCCTTTTCAAGGCAGTATCTGATGACAGCAAATATGTTATACATATTTTTGAACTTATCCTAAGACGAGTGTCAACAAATATTCAAAACTTTGGTTAACTTCAACACTTGGAGAAAAATCACTTGttaactggggggaaaaaagaggtggATTATTCTTACAAGCTCCACCAGCAAATTCAGTCCTGTCTACTCTGCTACAAAGAGTACTGCTGTAAGGAGACTGTGCAGATGTTCAAAATATGTTCATGTGGGTCTCTAGGCTCGGCTACTGGTAAGTAGGTTCTAATTGGTTCCTAGAGATCAGGGGGCTTGGCTCCTTCTTGATTGAAGAAATAAGTAAGTGGTGGTAGTAGCTACCTAGCCCACCAACTGTTGAGTTCAAACAGCCACAGATTTTGTAGATCTTGGTACAGTAGACTCTGCTTATTAGCAACCCCTCAGCGGCCAGCAAAAAGTTGCCATTGTTTGGCAGTTGCCAATAAGGGGAAAGGCAGGTTTGTGAGGCTGCAACCAAGGAGGCAAGTGCTAGAATGTGCTttccctgcctgccctctgcAAACCTGCACAGGGCAGGCAAGGTAGCAGTGCTGCTATCCAAATGGAGTGGGGGCATTGGAGGCCCACGGGGCTGCACGATACCATTTTCCCCCGCACCCTCTAGGGCTCAATGTGCTTTTTGTCCTTGGGTGCAGGCCCCAGCAGGGTGCAACTCGGAGAACACAGAGAGGGTACCATGCAGTTCTGGCATCTGGACTGCGGCCCCTatccctgctgctggcctggccacagcctctcctcccctcccagcctgcagGCCTTTATCGCCTGTGCACCCTCTGTGACTAGGCCTTGCATGGCTGCAGCAAGGAAAGGCAGGTCCCAATGCTTCCTTGCCTGGCTGCAAGCCTGCCTGTGGTGGGCTCTCAGGGCTgccttccctgcctgcagccgGGGCCTTGATTTTCATCAAGTGGCACGTGGCTGCCAACAGCCAAATCCCATTCACACTACAGTGGATGGGGTGCGATTGGTTCCTACAGAGTGGTGATATTAATCAGAAGTCGTTAATACCCTGGCCACATTGAGTGGACTCTGCAGTAAAGGCTCCTCCACTCCCACACtgtccccaggcagggggccgaTGGCTCATCTTCCAGGCTTGTGGCACACAAGGACGCCACTTGCCTATAGGCTACATTTCTCTTGCAGCAACCAGGCACAAAGTGcaacctggcctggcccagcccggcCCAAGTGGGCCCTCTTTACCTTCTGCTCTTTGAACAACTCCTCTCGCCGCCGCCGCTTCTCCTTCAGCAGCTCCCTGtccctgtggtggggggagagaacatGCAGGTCAGAGCTGGTACAATGTTACAAACTGCTACCATCACAATTTGCTGTCTCTGCATCTTTGGGTCCAGGGATAGCAAGTTGTGGCAGATGCAGGTACACTTGTCACAATCTGCTCTCTCTACCTTTCCCCATCCTCTGGTCCAAGGCCAGCAAATTATGATGTATAAGGGTTCACCTGTTGCAATTTGCTTTTCCCATCTTCAGATTCGGGGGCAGCCAGTTGTGATAATTCTGTCACTATTTGCTACCATTGTGAAATCATTTTAAATTGGGGCACAAATAAAATCATTCTACAGAGTTAAACCACAGGGCTAGTGTATGCAAAACCCTGGATGAAGATGATGTTATTTCTTTATTAGTCTCCTTCCATTGTAGTAAGGCCATACAGCTTTTAtagtaaacaaacatttaatgtaCACAAAACACTGAAACTAGTTGAAGACACAGTAAATAGTATATTAAATACTATAAATACTAACCAATAAATTGTCAACAAAAGCTCTTAGGCAGAACATCTACTATTGTTCCATATACAGACACACGCACCATGTCACTGTTACAAATAAACGTGTACTACTGTACTTTGGCACAAACATTGAGTCCATTACTCCCAATCTTATTTCAGATATATTCTCAGGTCTTTGCCTCACTGCTAAAACAGAAGTTGCTTGCTGTGTTTTTAGCTCTCAATAATACCCCCACCTTAGCTACTCCAAGTCAAACAAAACagaaagggctagattcacaaagggacttatgCACTGCAATTAGGGATGTAAAACGTTAACTGACCTTAACCGTTAACACCTGGCCAGCCACCCATATCCCAGCCCCTGGCTGCCTGCACCAGGTCAGACGCCcagaaatatggtctagatgaaattactgtaaggtggatgCACAAGTGGTTGAAAGTCCATACACAAAGAGTAGTCATAAATGATTCACTATCAAACTGGGATCCCACAGAAGTGAGTCCTCGGTCtgctactattcaatattttcattaatgagggAGGAGCGTATGCTTATGAAATTTGCAGGCGACAGCAAGCTGGGAGGGCTTGCAagtattttggaggacaggattagaattcaaaatgaccatgacaaattggagaactggtctgaattcaacaagatggcagtcaaataaagacaagtgcaaagtacttcacttaggaatgaaaaagcaaatgcacaactacaaaatgggggaaaacagctattcagtatttctgaaaaggagcagggagttatagtggatcacaaattaaataagtCAACAGTGCAATGCAGCTGCAAAAGAGGTTAATATTTGGGGTGTATTAATGGGAGTGTGGTATGTAAGGCACGAGAGGTAACTGGtttgctctacttggcactgatgaggcctcagctggactactgtatccagttctgggcaccacacttcaagaaagatgcgGGCAAACTGGACAGAGTCCAGaggggagcaacaaaaatgataaaacatttagaaaacctgatctatgaggaaaggttactGGACATGGTTACTCTTGAGAAAAAAAGATTGAAgaggaacctgataacagtcttcaaatatgttaagggctgttacaaagaggactgtgaacaattgttctccatgcccactgaaagtaggaaagaagtaatgggtttcatctgtagcaagggagatttaggctagatATTAGAAAGTtgtttctaactataaggatagttaagctctggaacaggcttccaagggaggctgtagaatccccatcactggaagttttcaagGATAGGTTAGGCAAACATGtccaggatggtctaggtttctTGGTTCAGTCTCCGCTtcgggttggacttgatgacctcttaaggtcccttccatccctacatttctgtgattttataATGTGCCCAGAATTGTAGTGCACATGCCTTGCTTCTTCAGCTTTTAAGACTGTCAGTATCCTCtttcttttcaaaacatttttcagtgttcTCAGCAAAATCATCCCTCACAGCAGATATGTGCATGCTCTTGCACTGATCAGACACTGATGTCACAAGGCTCTCTTCAACAGGTATTTATAACATGTCCCCCCCTTGAGCTCTGATTGGTTCAGCTATAGGGTGATTGGCCTGCCTACAATAAAAACATTACACAGCTTCATAAACAAACAGAGTGTGTCTAGTAACTGCAGATATGCATCTagcgaagtgggtgttcacccaggaaagctcatgctccaatacatctgttagtctataaggtgctacaggactctttgtcactctAGTAACTGCCACATCCTATTAGAGAGGCAAGTTGTGTGAGATAaaatcttttactgaaccaacttctgatggtgacagagacaagcttgtgAGCCACACAGCGAGCTCGTCATAATCTTATGTATGTTTCTGAGCCAGGTGATCGGCCCTGCACTCTACATGTATGCTGAGACACAACATCACAATGTTCTAAATGAGCTGAAAATATTTTAGTTGCAGCCTGACAGACTTGTGTCCTCAATTTTTTGTGGATATTACAATAATTATGGACTTATCACCATAATGTAAAAAAGATGTAAACACAGCATATGCTGTGTTTGTAAGTTAAATTTTCCTGCGAGCACatacctaattaaaaaaaacaagattcTATCACGTGGTTAGCAAACAGGTAGAGGCCAAAATCAAGAGGACTCTTTACAGTTAAAGCATCTAAAACGTGGATCAATTGGTTAATTATAATAGGATAAAAGTGCCACCACTTTATATGCATTGCTTATAGAGGGGATCACTATACAGCTAGGCCAACATCCTCTGTGTGCCCAGCAGAATGTCCAATGATGCCATTGGGCTTCATTCTCCTGCTCATGAAAGATGTCCTGACTGGTGCAGGAAAGAGAGGAGAGATCACCTTAAAtgagaggttctcaaactgtggtccatggaccagcTCTATTCAGGCggtccatggatagttccctctaaggtgcatgccaGGGCAGCCGCACAAAAGAGAATGAAGGCCCACCCACCTAGTTAGTGGAGCcgtgcaggggtggctccagtaattaggtgcctggaccctggagaagacacataTGTAAGGTGATGTGGTGGCCTTGGGGGCAAgaaggggtaggtgggagggggcagtgaggtGAGAAGAGGGGTtgaggggaatttgggacatgcagggttgcagcagccagagaaagaagcaactttctccagctccagggctgcagctgccagagagagatggccctccttcccaaccccagctcaggggctgccacagcggggggagagagggcacatccatcgcattagaaaggtaagactacggATATTAAAATGTGAGTTGTGTCCTTTTATTTGTAGAAaaaattgttaattattattaggggttttttttatatagcgcttttatccaaagtgctttacaatagttcactgacagtacaaacaacatttgtaaAAATCATGAAGCggtctgctgagaccctcagcaattttcaagtttccgcgggggaaaaaaaaagtttgacaacCACTGGCCTAAATTTTAACCTTAAACTATTTATTGAAATTTTGTCGAATCAAAACTGATACCTGTGGAAATATTGCAAAGGCTTCCCCTACACAGGGCAACAGTCAGAAAGTTGAGTGTTCCACGACTTCACTCCTctttggatttaaaaataaaatgaaaataaaaataaaataaaataaaataaaatagaggaTACACCTGGACCATACAAAATCAGGGCCGGGTTAACGTTTCGTGGGCCCCCATAGGGGCAATGAAGCATGGCAcagggaggtcagtccccagagtgaggggccagccaggggcaatgggtccccagagcgagggaactatttacaaactggcagttgccaTTGCCAAATGCACAGTGGTCCGGCCagtcctgtgctgccagcatgtcccttccTCTCGGGGGCAGGCCCATGCCATGCCACACAGCTCCCTGGCCCAACAccccataggtgccaactctgtgggtgatcTGGGGCTGGAacaccacagaaaaaaaaagtgtgtgtgctcGGCACCCAACAGCAACCCTGCAGATCAGATCCTCTCCCTcatccccagtgcctcctgcctgcctctgatcagctgttcagcaagGGGTAGGAGGGGgcgtggagcaggggcaggaagaggaaggGGCACTCGGCAGGGTGcagaatcacagaatctcagggttagaagggacctcagggctAGTCCAAAACAGGAGCAATACttggacagatttttaccccagttccctaaatcaccccctcaaggattgagctcacacccctgggtttagcaggctaatgctcaaaccactgaaaagGTGGGTGGCAGGGCCTTGGGACAGAGCTGGGATCAAGCACCCATGGGGAAGTCAAAAATTCAGCATCTCTGCaaccactgcccccagccccccaatgcAAAGCCCCCCGCGCAACCCTCCAGGCCGAGACGAGCAAGtggtgggcgggggaggggcagcccGCAAGCAGAGCAGGTCGGGGCCCGGCTCCATGACACCCCTGTAAACCCAGCACTGTACAACGATAAACGTGTAAGGCCTGAGGAGTAACAGCGGCTGCCCTGCCTGCCACGGCCACGTCACTTCTGACCGAAAGGGTCCGGCCGGGGCTCCTGGCCTGTAACCGCTGGGCACTAACTGCCCAGGCAGCGCGCGCACACGGGCAGTGGCGGGAACCGCTGTTAGACCCCTCACGTCAGGCGGTTCTAGCTGCTGGCCCAGGCGCTGCAGCCACCAGCTCGTTGTGCGCAGGCTCAGGCCGCACGCGCCCGCTCCGGGCCAGCGCGTTCTGAGGGGCAACGGTTCCCAGCCCGCagccgggggaggggccggcagcaAGTCGTTGTTTTAAGCGACTCCCCGCGCGGGGGAATCCAGGCCCCGGGGCCGGCGCGCGGCGATTCCGGCCAGGTCGGACTGTTACCTCCGCGCGGTCTCCCCGGCTTGTCTCCGCTCGGTCTCCGCCGCGGCTCTCGCCCGCTCGAAGGTCACCTCCTCGGGCACCTCATCCTCCTCTTCGTCCTCGGCGGCGGCGGCCATGGCCATGGGCGGCTCCAGGGCAGCAGCTTCTTTCGCCAGCATCGCGAGCCGCCCCCGCGTCATCGCCATAGCGTCTCGAGCCGAAGTCCCCCCCTTTGACCTCTGGCCCGGAAGCAGTCGCGGGGCCGCCGCGGCAAGACTCGCACTTCCGCTCCCAGCCTGCTCCGCCTAGGCCCGCCCACGTGCCGCGCTCTCCCCGGTCTCGCGCGTTGCAAGGGGGGGGGCACGCCCGCGCGCGCGGCGATACGGAGCTCGAGAGCCGCTGCCCCGGGCCGGGGAGGCTCCCACCAACCAGCGCGACACACTGCCGCGGCCCCTCCCGCATCCCGACCTACTCCCAGCACTTAGACGCGCCGCGGTGAACGTGCCCtgagccaggctgcagcagcgctGCCAGCGGGAGCCTACGGCTGGAGCAGAAGGAGCGTGTGCGCAGCCCCGCCGAAGCCTGTATTAAGTTATGCAAAGACAGACACAAACCACAGCTCAGCAGTAAAAAGCGGCGTGAGGCGTCAGTGACGCTGTTTAATAACATAACCCATAACAAGGTAACAGCTGCTTAAGCAAAGGAAATAACACAAAGACCATGCAGCTCCCTGGTGCAGCTGGCAAAGCAGCTAGGATGGAAATGGCCCTGGTGCACTGTGCTTCTATCACTGTCACAAACACAAAGTGCAGCACCGCAAGCATACACCTTGCCCTGACATAAATGTTCCCATAACTAaagtttttattttgcttatttattttcaaagtgctgaagTGTTAGCCCCATAAAAAGCTGGTCACTTTCCCTCCTTTCACACAACATCCCTTTAGAAATTTCACCTCTCAAGAAAATGTCAAAGATACATAAGCCTCAAATTGGTTTATAATGAAACCTTTGTAGAGTTCAGATTCATCTAACAGAGCAACCTCCTACTGTAGCCAGGCAATTTTGGAGTCATTCATGACTGTTTTTATGTTTTcctttgacagaaaatattttattccaaCATAAACGtgaccttttttttaaatttggaagtCCAGTATTTTCCCCTGTTCCCAACCCTCTCTGCCATCactgtaactgagaatcaggcttTCTTTGATTAGTTTCATCCACAGATGTAGTCTCCTTACAACACTTAGGTTTCTTCTACAAACATCCATTTCACCTTGTGTGTACTTCTTGATATTCTTAGCAATTTAGttatttcccctcccttcctcagaTGAATGCTCATGAGATTATTTCACTTTTATGGCGAGCAAGTGCTGGAGGCAGGGTGGTACCACAGGGACCTGGGAAATGAAATCTGAAACAGAAATCAGAATggttaggagaaaaaaaatgatgagAGAGAACTTTTCAGTAAGCCAgttataatacaaaattactacCACACCATTTTTGTCCTTTATACATTTCCCTTAATCCAATTTCTGCAGTTTGTCTAGTCATTTTAAAAGGGTTAATTTTTCTACACAGACTCCAGAGCAAGTGGCACCTGTTGTAACAGCTGTTTAAGCAGCAAATGATTCAACAAGGTGAAGAGGTAAATTGACCTTAATCCTATAGACTTCACATTAGtttttgtattttcaataaattggCAGTTAAACtaacacactaaaaataaaacaggagagTTTAATACAATCTGACTGATAGAGAATTATAAACTCTTCGGACTGCCTTCTCTATAAAGTTTAAGCAGATTTTGGAAAAATAGTAAACAAAGAGCTAGGAAATATCATTGACTAATGTTTTCTAGACCAGTGCCCCCCATACTATGGGGGCACCCCCCCTAGAGAGTCATGGGGGAAAAGTTTTAGAGGAGcacatggagggggcagggaggtagCACCATCCAGACTTTGCTCTGCCCCCAGACCAGCTCCACTTGGCCCCCAGCCGCAGCTCCGCTCTGAAACCAgctccagtcccagctccactccaccccctgctctgtcccccaacccagctctgccctcattccctctccacccTCAGGCCAAAGccacctctagccccagctcctccgTCAGCTCAAGCTTCTCTGCTGATGAAACCTTGGCTGTGCTTTAAGGCAAGGGGCAGGgatggacagattccattactagTAAGGGGGGCACGACAGGACAAGTTTGGACACCACTGTTTGCGAGACTTAAGAGCATTAAGTTTTATCAGGACAACATAAAATATCATTTAAGTTAACGTTGCTTCCCCCTTCTACCTAAAATATGAGCAGTTTTACCTGAATCTATTTGTGGCAGGGGTAGCTTGCATGTTAAATTCTGCAACTGGCACTCCTCTGGCAGATACTTGAGGAGCAAACATAGCAGCAGGATACACCACAGAAGAGGTTCC from Gopherus evgoodei ecotype Sinaloan lineage chromosome 2, rGopEvg1_v1.p, whole genome shotgun sequence includes:
- the NOL7 gene encoding nucleolar protein 7, with the translated sequence MAMTRGRLAMLAKEAAALEPPMAMAAAAEDEEEDEVPEEVTFERARAAAETERRQAGETARRDRELLKEKRRRREELFKEQKKRKLLPENVLKELTSRPRINNNNLSATTKQGKNRKKNEVRNRRRNNKGKKRVVRLKGRYMAVRLKDQDLTSQHQKVAKDFIQSHLYGPGTNRTTANQFFSFANKKSPVKKAAVQFVNKSWGKEKKQKAKHFKKYWMSKKKKKSPL